A genome region from Natronobeatus ordinarius includes the following:
- a CDS encoding helix-turn-helix domain-containing protein: MLRSTIRLDLHSDFVLNDVTREFDSPFIVTHEEVHDDDTLTFVAEVTDKRDEIAARLAEYPSVMRVGAMGESVIVVRKRSCGAIPIIRRHNGFLAGVDRAFGTERTFDVLTFCRDDIQAIATDLEELGVVSIEKLIAVDERPADLSTRQLEVVQAALEAGYFDWPRKAEAVDVAADLDITHPTFLEHLRKAEKKLLTQALSNRTLRNDGVIDPDQLVDALESLEA, translated from the coding sequence ATGCTACGGAGTACCATCCGTCTCGACCTCCACTCGGACTTCGTGCTCAACGACGTCACGCGGGAGTTCGACAGCCCGTTCATCGTCACGCACGAGGAGGTTCACGACGACGATACGCTCACGTTCGTCGCGGAGGTGACGGACAAGCGCGACGAGATCGCCGCTCGTCTGGCGGAGTATCCGTCGGTGATGCGGGTCGGCGCGATGGGCGAGTCGGTGATCGTCGTCCGAAAGCGCTCGTGCGGGGCGATCCCGATCATCCGCCGCCACAACGGCTTCCTCGCCGGCGTCGATCGCGCGTTCGGCACCGAGCGCACCTTCGACGTGCTGACGTTCTGTCGAGACGACATCCAGGCGATCGCCACCGACCTCGAGGAGCTGGGCGTCGTCTCGATCGAGAAACTCATCGCCGTCGACGAACGGCCGGCCGACCTCTCGACGCGACAGCTCGAGGTCGTCCAGGCCGCCCTCGAGGCGGGCTACTTCGACTGGCCGCGCAAGGCCGAGGCGGTCGACGTCGCCGCCGACCTCGACATCACGCACCCGACGTTCCTCGAGCACCTCCGAAAGGCCGAGAAAAAACTCCTCACGCAGGCGCTCTCGAACCGGACGCTGCGAAACGACGGCGTGATCGACCCGGACCAGCTCGTCGACGCGCTCGAGTCACTCGAGGCGTAG
- a CDS encoding LeuA family protein, whose amino-acid sequence MQLTDVTLREGEQRPGQSYAPDAKVEAGRRLDELGVASVQAGFPITGAADRQVVRTLADDLEADVVALARAVPGDVEAAVAAEADVVEVFAPLSDRQLTHLVDRSRAEMFDALREAVDLAFDHDAAVVVSLLDAFRTDGDHLLEAAERFPDVDVLNLADTVGARTPTSVATTLAELGERVDLGRLGVHFHDDLGVATANVLTAYEAGVGRADVSVASVGERAGNAALEEVVAAGVLEHGTSFGVDPERLVPVCEGVLETLGESVAPGKAVLGEEVTRHESGIHTAAMLADPSVFEPFDPATFGGERELVFGAASGRGAARGLLERAGLEPTDERVATVLELLEKRGPLDTAAAVELVRDRFGAD is encoded by the coding sequence ATGCAACTGACCGACGTCACCCTCCGGGAGGGTGAACAGCGGCCGGGGCAGTCCTACGCACCCGACGCGAAAGTCGAAGCCGGTCGGCGACTCGACGAGCTCGGGGTCGCGTCCGTCCAGGCGGGATTCCCGATCACCGGTGCGGCCGACCGGCAGGTCGTCCGGACGCTGGCCGACGACCTCGAGGCCGACGTCGTCGCGCTCGCCCGGGCGGTGCCGGGCGACGTCGAGGCCGCCGTGGCGGCCGAGGCGGACGTCGTCGAGGTCTTCGCCCCGCTCTCGGACCGCCAGCTCACCCACCTCGTCGACCGCTCGCGGGCGGAGATGTTCGACGCGCTACGCGAGGCGGTCGACCTCGCGTTCGACCACGACGCCGCCGTCGTCGTGAGCCTGCTCGACGCGTTCCGGACCGACGGCGACCACCTCCTCGAGGCGGCCGAGCGGTTCCCGGACGTCGACGTGCTCAACCTGGCGGACACGGTCGGCGCCCGGACGCCGACCTCGGTGGCGACGACGCTCGCCGAGCTGGGCGAACGGGTCGACCTGGGCAGGCTCGGCGTCCACTTCCACGACGACCTCGGGGTGGCGACCGCCAACGTGCTGACCGCCTACGAGGCCGGCGTCGGAAGGGCCGACGTCAGCGTCGCCTCGGTGGGCGAACGCGCCGGAAACGCGGCGCTCGAGGAGGTCGTCGCCGCCGGCGTCCTCGAGCACGGGACGTCGTTCGGAGTCGACCCCGAGCGACTCGTGCCCGTCTGCGAAGGCGTCCTCGAGACGCTCGGCGAGTCGGTCGCGCCGGGGAAGGCGGTGCTCGGCGAGGAGGTGACGCGACACGAGTCCGGGATCCACACGGCGGCGATGCTCGCGGATCCGAGCGTCTTCGAGCCGTTCGATCCCGCGACGTTCGGCGGGGAGCGCGAACTCGTCTTCGGCGCGGCCAGCGGCCGGGGGGCAGCCCGGGGGCTGCTCGAGCGCGCCGGCCTCGAGCCGACCGACGAGCGGGTCGCGACGGTGCTCGAGCTCCTCGAGAAGCGGGGGCCGCTCGACACCGCGGCGGCGGTCGAGCTCGTCAGGGATCGCTTCGGAGCCGACTGA
- a CDS encoding S8 family serine peptidase, protein MVPLAAGDPGSVGNLALEDRDASDASLEEQHRAAVIDPQLEKLASTEDELTVVLRLTELRDVDEPRLQAATTRSDLDVRDELKSHAATTQSPVVATLERRPGVEVRTDFWITNALVVTVDTTETDLESLAALPHVERIHENYEVEAVSTAASSPAVDQGALETGSLQSTVAETAESDYTYGLEQINAPDVWDEFDNRGEGATVAVLDTGVDVDSHPDLELIEDGWAEFDEGGNLVDSEPYDPEGHGTHVTGTVGGDQTDANVHYGVAPDVGLAHSKVLDENGEGSFPAILAGMQWATDHEADVDVLTMSLGADDYIDEFIDPVENARDAGIVVVAAAGNEGQGTSSSPANVYDAFAVGGSDSNENLYASSSGEVITTADVWDNPPTHWPSEYTVPNVAAPGVNVLSAVPDDGHGYKSGTSMATPHVAGAAALLVTEDPDLSVSEIEQLLEETASHPDGGDQDSEFGHGIIDAHAAVSAAAGIDASLEVSDLEAPATVGDGEELTVSATVTNAGESTATRDVEVRLDDALLHSESVTLEADSDTDVAFENVLIDVGPGDYQLGVHVEDGGEATTELTVEATAATYTDEDGTVQTGGLRDAIDDWRSGIIDTGLLRDVIDYWRSGAEV, encoded by the coding sequence ATGGTGCCGCTCGCCGCTGGCGACCCGGGTTCGGTCGGGAACCTGGCTCTGGAGGACCGCGACGCCTCCGATGCCAGCCTCGAAGAACAGCACAGGGCGGCCGTGATCGATCCGCAACTCGAGAAACTGGCGTCGACGGAGGACGAACTCACTGTCGTTCTCCGGTTGACTGAACTGCGCGACGTCGACGAGCCGCGGCTACAGGCGGCCACCACACGGTCTGACCTGGACGTCCGTGACGAACTCAAGTCCCACGCGGCAACGACCCAGTCGCCGGTCGTCGCCACTCTCGAGCGCCGACCGGGCGTCGAGGTCCGAACCGACTTCTGGATCACGAACGCCCTCGTGGTGACCGTCGACACGACCGAAACCGACCTCGAGTCACTCGCGGCGCTCCCACACGTCGAACGAATCCACGAGAACTACGAAGTCGAGGCCGTCTCGACGGCAGCCAGCTCACCCGCCGTCGATCAGGGCGCGCTCGAGACCGGTTCCCTCCAGTCAACGGTCGCCGAGACGGCCGAAAGCGACTACACGTACGGGCTCGAGCAGATCAACGCCCCCGACGTCTGGGACGAGTTCGACAACCGTGGCGAGGGTGCGACGGTCGCAGTGCTCGATACCGGCGTCGACGTCGATAGTCACCCAGACCTCGAGTTGATCGAGGACGGCTGGGCCGAGTTCGACGAAGGCGGCAACCTGGTAGATAGCGAACCGTACGATCCCGAAGGGCATGGCACGCACGTGACCGGGACCGTTGGCGGGGACCAGACCGACGCGAACGTTCACTACGGCGTCGCTCCCGACGTCGGATTGGCCCACAGTAAAGTCCTCGATGAGAATGGAGAGGGTTCATTCCCCGCGATCCTGGCTGGTATGCAGTGGGCGACCGACCACGAGGCCGACGTCGACGTCCTCACGATGAGTCTGGGTGCCGACGACTACATCGACGAGTTCATCGACCCGGTCGAGAACGCGAGAGACGCCGGCATCGTCGTCGTCGCAGCCGCTGGGAACGAAGGTCAGGGGACTTCCAGCTCTCCGGCAAACGTCTACGACGCGTTCGCAGTCGGTGGATCGGATAGCAACGAGAATCTCTACGCTAGCTCGAGTGGCGAAGTAATCACAACTGCAGACGTGTGGGACAACCCGCCGACACACTGGCCTTCTGAGTATACCGTTCCCAACGTTGCGGCACCGGGTGTCAACGTCTTGAGTGCAGTCCCCGATGACGGACACGGGTATAAAAGCGGTACGTCGATGGCAACCCCTCACGTCGCTGGAGCCGCCGCGCTGTTGGTAACCGAGGATCCTGACCTCTCGGTGTCGGAGATCGAGCAACTCCTCGAGGAGACGGCCTCTCACCCCGACGGCGGTGATCAGGATTCCGAATTCGGCCACGGCATCATCGATGCACACGCAGCCGTGAGTGCCGCGGCAGGAATCGACGCCTCACTCGAGGTGAGTGACCTCGAGGCGCCGGCAACCGTCGGAGACGGCGAGGAACTCACCGTCTCGGCGACGGTGACGAACGCGGGAGAGTCCACAGCGACCCGCGACGTCGAGGTGCGTCTCGACGACGCCCTCTTGCACAGCGAGTCCGTGACCCTCGAGGCCGATTCGGACACCGACGTTGCGTTCGAGAACGTACTGATCGACGTCGGACCTGGGGACTACCAGCTCGGCGTTCACGTCGAGGATGGCGGTGAAGCCACCACGGAGCTCACGGTCGAGGCGACCGCCGCTACCTACACCGACGAGGACGGCACCGTCCAGACTGGCGGTCTTCGCGATGCGATCGATGACTGGCGGTCCGGGATCATCGACACCGGCCTCTTGCGCGACGTCATCGATTACTGGCGATCTGGAGCCGAAGTATAA